The genomic region TAGCAATCGCGCCGTCAACGTGGTGGAGGAGGGGATCGATGTAGCACTGCGGGTTCGCCCTTCGCTGGAAGACAGCGCCAGCATGGTCGTCAAGCGCCTGGACCAGGCCACGCAGGTGCTGGTGGCCAGCCCCGATTTGCTCAACCGGCAAGGGACGCCTGCTACCTTGGACGATCTTGCGCGCATGGACAGCATGGCCATGTCGGCGGTGGATGGCAAAGCATCGTGGAACCTGTTGGGCCCCGGGGGCGTGCACCAGGTGGTGCACTACACCCCTCGCTACGTGGCTGACGATCTGCTGACCCTCAAGCTTGCGGCATTGGCAGGCACCGGCATTTGCTGGTTGCCCGACTACATGTGCCAGGACGAGATGCGCGAACGCAGGCTGGTGCGCGTGTTGCCCGACTGGGCTCCGCCCCCTGCGATCGTGCACGCGGTGTTTGCCTCTCGCCGGGGCCTCTCGCCTGCGGTACGCCGGTTTCTCGATTTTTTGGGCGAGACCATGCCTGGGCGCAACAGTCTTCCGCGTCGCACAGACTCGTCAAACCGGCCAGGAACCTAGTATTTAACTTTGTGGTAACGGTGAGCGTGCGCTCTCAACGCGGGTGCGACCCATCTTCGGTGCGCATCCGACACACCGCGTCTGTTGAAGGGCTTTTTATGCGGGAGCGTCCCGCTTTTGGCGGCACAATGCAACGAATTGAAACCGTCCTGAAAGCGCCTCCATGTCCGCTTCGGTACCTGAGCGTGTAGCCGCCGTGACCTCTCATTTGATCGACCAAGATATCCAGAAGGCCCGGGCACACCCCAGCGTGCGCGCGATCGTCATTCCACCGTGTCCCGAGTCGCTGGTGCGCTTGCAGGAAATCATCGCCGCGCCTGAGCTGGATTCAGCGGCGCTCGAACAACTGGCTTCCTCTGATGTGGCCATGGCCGCTGCGGTGATCCGCACTGCCAACAGCCCTTTGTACGGTTTGGCCCAGCCCGTCCAGACCGTCGGCATGGCGCTCATGGTGCTGGGCCTGCAGCCTGCCGTGGAACTGCTGTCTGCCTTCATCACCCGCAACGCTTTGCATGTGAGAACCCCCTTGCTTGAGCATTTCTGGGAAAGCTCACAGCGCAAGGCCATTGCTTGCGAACACATCGGGCGCCAGCTCTACAGCTTCGACCCGGGACTGGGTTACAGCTTCGGCCTGTTTTGCCATGTCGGCATGCCCGTCCTGGTCAAGGCGGTGCGTGGATATTCAGGCACGGTGACAGAGGCCCTGGCCCGCAAGGATCGAACCTTTACCCAGACAGAAAACGCTGCGCACCGCACGGACCATGCTGTCATGGGCGCCATCGTGGCCCGCACCTGGCACTTGCCTCCCGAAGTGGCCCAGGCCATCTGGCTGCACCACGATTTTTCATGCCTGCATGACGAGCGCTTCGACCCCACGGTGCGCCATCTTGTGGCCTTGGGCTTGCTGGCGGAGTTTCTGGTCAACCACCACGAAAACCTCGCGCCCACCCGCGAATGGACGCAACATGGGCAGGCGTGCATGGATCATCTGCATGTATCCCAGGATGAGCTGGATCACTGGATTGATGAGCTTTATCCCGCGTTCGAAGCGGTGACCTTGTAAACCATTTGCCTTACCGGGCTCGCCCCAGCAAGCATTTTCTGTCGGGGTTTTGGCGCATTTCCATTCGTGCGCATAAGTCCTATTTACGAGCCATTCTCATCATTATCTGGGCTTGTTTGCCTGATTTCTGTTGCCAGGATGCGTCGAATCAGTTCTGAGGGATATTGGTTTTACGGTATAAATTTTTAACAGCTTGGTTGCGTTTCCGTTGCTTTGATTTCCCCACTCTGAGCTCCTATGAAAAACCTGAAAATTTCGACAAGACTGACAGTTGCATTTGGCATTCTGGTGTTACTCATGATCGTCTTGGGAAGTGTGAGCTGGATACGTTCCGCTCACCAGAAGGCCGAGCTTGATGATGTGTTGAAGACTCGAATTCCCGTTACCAAGGCTTTAGGAATTCTGGAAGACGGAGTCAGCAGCCAGGCCATCCAGTACCGAAATCTGGTCATTTTTGATTCGCCTGAAATCAATGGTCGCGCCAATGATGTGATAACCAAAGCCAGGCAGGCTGTTACAGCACAGTACAAACAGCTAGAAGAACTGGTGACTTCAGACGAGGGTAAAGCCATTCTCAAAAAAATGACCGCGCAAAGAGGTGACTTCATCAAGCACGCGGATGAGTTTCTTGCGCTGATCAAACAGGGTAATAAAGAAGAGGCTTCCAAATATCTGGAAACGCAGTTGCGGCCAGCGCAGATTGCCTATCAGGCCACCATCAAAGAGCAGATTGAGCTGCAGGCAAAGCGCACGACAGAAGCTGGAAGTCGTGCAGAGGATGCCCTCCATGCCCTGCAACGCGACGTCCTGATCGCGATGGCTCTGGCCATCGGCCTTGCAATAGCGCTGGCCCTGGCCATCATCCGCTCCATCACCGCACCGCTCAATCGCGCAGTCGTCATCGCAGACCAGGTTGCCGCAGGCGACCTCACAGCCCCCATCGAAGTCACCTCGCAAGACGAAACCGGCCAGCTGCTGAGCGCCCTGGCCCGCATGCAGCAAAGCCTCGTGCGCACCGTCTCCGTCGTACGCCAGAACTCCGAAAGCGTCGCCTCCGCCAGCGCCCAGATCGCCTCCGGCAACAACGACCTGAGCGCACGCACCGAACAGCAAGCCAGCGCCCTGCAGGAAACCGCAGCCTCCATGGAAGAGCTCGGCTCCACCGTGCGGCAAAACGCCGACAACGCCCGCACCGCCAACCAGCTGGCCATGAACGCCTCCAGCGTGGCAGAGCAAGGCGGCTCCGTCGTTGCCGAAGTGGTGGAGACCATGAAAGGCATCAACGCCAGCAGCAACAAGATTGCCGACATCATCACCGTCATCGACGGCATCGCCTTCCAGACCAACATCCTGGCGCTGAACGCCGCAGTGGAAGCCGCCCGTGCAGGCGAACAAGGCCGCGGCTTTGCCGTGGTGGCCGGAGAAGTGCGCAGCCTCGCCCAGCGCAGCGCAGAAGCCGCCAAGGAAATCAAGAGCCTCATCACCGCCAGCGTAGAGCGCGTAGAGCAAGGCAGCCTCCTGGTAGACAAGGCCGGTGAAACCATGACCGAAGTCGTCACCGCCATCCGCCGCGTCACCGACATCATGGGCGAGATCAGCGCCGCCAGCAGCGAACAAAGCCAGGGCGTAGGCCAGGTGGGAGAAGCCGTCACGCAAATGGACCAGGCCACCCAGCAAAACGCAGCCCTGGTGGAAGAAATGGCCGCAGCGGCAGCCAGCCTCAATGGTCAGGCTGGAGAACTCGTCAACGCCGTGGCTGTCTTCAAGCTCGCACAAGACGCCAGCTACCGCAGCGCAGCCCCTGCGCAGAGCATCAGCCGTGCCGCAACACCGGCCTACAGCGCCAAGAGCGCATTGGCAGGCAAAACTGGCCAGACAGCAGCCAAGCTGGGCAAGACTCCAACCAACAAGCCAGCGGCCAGCCTGGCGGCACCAGTGGCCAAGGCAGCGCCAGCGCCCGGTGGGGCGACAAACACTGCGGCGGCAGGGGGCGCGCCCAAGGCTGCAGCCGGTGCCAAGACAGCCGGTGGGGCGGATGATGAGTGGGAGAGCTTCTAAGCCCTATGAATGCAGAGGCGGCAGCTGAGCCTGCTCATCCGGTTTAACAGCCTCAACCTCGCATCTGAACCAGCAAAGGCACGCCTCGGCGTGCCTTTTTTCGTCTGGGTCGTCTTCGCTGGCGATGAGAGGTGGATGAAGTTTCTTTAGATAACTTCGAGATTAAGTAACGCCTATATATTCGTTTGGGTTTTAAGTGTGGCTGTCCACAATCAGGCTTCATTTATCAAGGGAGCCATGCATGACTACGCTGCGCCTGGGCGATACCGCCCCTGATTTCACCCAAGACTCCACTGCCGGGCCCATCCGCTTTCATGAGTGGGCGGGCAATTCGTGGGTGGTGCTGTTTTCCCATCCTGCGGATTTCACCCCCGTGTGCACTACCGAGCTGGGCAAGACGGCGGCCTTGGGCTCCGAGTTTGCCAAGCGCGGTGTGAAACCGATTGCGGTGAGCGTGGACCCTGTGGATTCCCACCAGCGCTGGGTGCATGACATCAATGACACCCAGAACACCACGGTGAACTTTCCCATCCTGGCAGATGCAGACCGCAAGGTGGCAGATCTGTACGACATGATCCACCCCAACGCATCCACCACGGTGACGGTGCGCAGTGTGTTTATCATCGACCCCAAAAAGGTGATCCGCACGACCTTTACCTACCCGGCCAGCACCGGGCGCAATTTCGATGAAATTCTGCGGGTGATTGACTCCCTGCAGCTGACCGACAGCCACAAGGTCGCCACGCCCGCCAACTGGAAGGATGGCGACGACGTGATCATCGTGCCCAGCCTGCAGGACCCTGCCGAGATCGCCCAGCGCTTTCCCAAGGGGTTCAAGGCGGTGCGCCCCTACCTGCGTATCACTCCCCAGCCCAACAAATAAGCATGCCTTCCCAAGGGCGGCAGTGCAGACGCGCAGTTCTGCCACCGCCATACCTTGGGCCGGACCGAAGGGACAAGTGACGCCGTGACATCTACCTCCATCATCATCGTGCCGGGCTGGCGGGATTCTGGCCCCGGCCACTGGCAATCGATCTGGGCTGAGCGCCTGCCCAACGCCTGCCGCGTGGTGCAGGACGACTGGATCACTCCTACCCGCGCGGCCTGGGTGGCACAGCTGGAAAAGACTGTTCTGGCGCAGCCGCACCCGGTGGTCATCGTCGCCCACAGCCTGGGTTGCATTGCGACGACCCACATGGGCGAGGAAGCCGTTGCGCGCGTCAAGGGGGCCTTGCTGGTCGCTCCCGCAGACCCGGAGCGCAGGGCTGTGCTCAGTGACTTTGCTCCGGTGCCTTATGCGCCCCTACCGTACCGCAGCATTCTGGTGGCCAGCAGCAACGATCCATACTGCCCGATTCGCCTGGCGGGTGCCTATGCAAGGGCCTGGGGCAGTGAATTTGTGCGCATGCAAAACGCGGGGCACATCAACATTGAATCCGGACACGGTGAATGGCCTTTGGGCGTTGCCCTGCTGCAATCTCTCACGCAGGAGGGGGGCGGGGCTTTCGCGGTGGGGCAGATGGCAGAGCATCCGCAAAGCGCTTTGCAGGATTGATGCTATTGAAAACATAGCTGCTTGCGCTGATCCAGATTGCGCTAGAGCCATATTTCATGGAAAACCTGCTTCGGTTTGTTGGGCGGGTGTGCTCTCTGCGCGCGCTGCGCAAGGGCGGTCTGCTTCCGATGAATGCAGCGTACATTTTCTATATTCTCACAGTCGATTAATTAACAAGAATATATTCTTTTGAGTTTTAAAGCGCTGGTGCTCACAATCGGGCATATCCAGCTATTTGGGCGACGCGACATGACTTCTTTGAAACTCAAGACTCTTCTGGCTTCCTTGGCTCTGACTGTCAGCGGCATCGCATGCGCGCAGAACACGCTGCTCAACGTGTCGTACGACGTTGCTCGTGAGTTCTACAAGGACTACAACGCCGCGTTTATTGCGCACTACAAGAAAACGACCGGGCAGGATGTGAAGGTGGACCAATCCCATGCGGGATCCAGCGCCCAGGCCCGCGCCGTGAATGACGGCCTGGCCGCAGATGTGGTCACCATGAACACCACCACCGACGTGCAGTTCCTGGCTGACAACGGCGTGGTCGCAAAGGACTGGAACAAGAAGTTTCCCAACGACGCGTCCCCCACCACGTCGACCATGTTGTTCCTGGTGCGTAACGGCAACCCCAAGAACATCAAGGACTGGGAAGACCTCATCAAACCCGGCGTGCAAGTGATTGTGGTGAACCCCAAGACGGGCGGTAACGGCCGTTACGCCTATCTGGCGGCGTGGGGTGCCATCCGCGAAAAAGGCGGAACCGAGGCGCAGGCTGCCGAGTTTGTGGGCAAGCTCTACAAGAACGTGCCCGTGCTGGCCAAGGGCGGGCGCGATGCGACGGCCACCTTCCTGCAGCGCAACCAGGGCGATGTGCTGATCACGTTTGAATCAGAGGTCGTTTCCATCGACCGCGAATTTGGTGCCGGCAAGGTCGATGCCGTGTACCCCTCCGTCAGCGTGGTGGCTGAGAACCCCGTTGCCGTGGTGGAGCGCACTGTTGCCAAGAAGGGCACTGCCCAATTGGCCAAAGCCTACCTGGACTACCTGTACTCGGAAGAGGCTCAGGAAATTGCTGCCAAGCATGCCATCCGCCCCCGCTCGGAAGCCGTGCTCAAGAAGTACGCCGCCACCTTCAAGCCCATCAAGCAGTTCACGGTGGCCAAGTACTTTGGCTCGTTGACGGAAGCCCAGAAGGTGCACTTCAACGACGGTGGTCAGTTCGACAAGCTCTACACCCCCGGCAGCGCCAAGTAAGGCCCCGGCTACTTTCAGGCTCATCCCATGACCACTGCGACTGCTGTGGCCACGGCCCCAGCAGGCAGGCGCGCGTCCAAGCGCGTGCTGCCTGGCTTCGGGCTCTCGCTTGGCTACACCCTTTTCTATCTCAGCATCATCGTGCTGATTCCACTGTCGGCGCTGATCTTCAAGACAGCAACGCTGACCTGGGAACAGTTCTGGGCGGCCATCAGCGCGCCCCGGGTGCTGGCCTCGTACCGGCTGACCTTTGGCGCATCTTTTCTGGCGGCGCTGGTGAACCTGTTTTTTGGCCTGCTGATTGCTTGGGTGCTGGTGCGCTACAAGTTTCCCGGCAAGAAGATCGTGGACGCCCTGGTCGATCTGCCTTTTGCGTTACCTACCGCGGTGGCTGGTATCTCTCTGACGGCGCTGTTGGCGGGCAATGGCTGGGTGGGCAGCATTCTGGAGCCCATGGGCATTCAGCTGGCCTTCAAGCCTGCCGGGGTGGTGATTGCACTGATCTTCATCGGCTTGCCCTTTGTGGTGCGCACGGTGCAACCCGTGCTGGAAGACGCGGAGAAAGAGCTGGAAGAAGCCGCCACCTGCCTCGGTGCCACGCGCTGGCAGACTTTTACCAAAGTGATCCTGCCGTCCATCACGCCCGCGCTGCTCACAGGCTTTGCCATGGCGTTTGCTCGCGCGGTGGGCGAATACGGCTCGGTCATCTTCATCGCAGGCAACATGCCCATGGTTTCTGAAATCACGCCGCTCATCATCATTGGCAAGCTGGAGCAGTACGACTATGCCGGTGCTACCGCCGTGGCCGTCGTCATGCTGGTGATCTCGTTCATCCTGCTGCTCGTCATTAACGCGCTGCAGGCCTGGCAGCGCCGCAACGCAGGAGCGCCCGCATGAGCGCCGTGAACACCCGTACCGTGCGCCGCGCCCAGGCTGGCACCACCGAAGCACCCTGGGTGCGCTATACGCTGATCACCATTGCACTGGCGTTCATGCTGCTGTTTCTGGTGCTGCCCTTGGCCGCAGTGTTTGCAGAGGCCCTGCGCAAGGGCTTCGGTGCCTACCTGGAAGGCCTGCGCGAGCCTGATGCGTGGTCCGCCATCAAGCTCACTTTGCTGACGGCACTGATTGCCGTGCCGCTGAACCTGGTGTTTGGCGTGGCGGCGGCCTGGTGCATTGCCAAGTACGAGTTCAGGGGCAAGGCGTTCTTGACCACGCTGGTGGATTTGCCGTTTTCCGTTTCTCCGGTGGTGGCAGGCCTGATCTATGTGCTGATGTTTGGCGCGCAGGGCTGGTTTGGCCCCTGGCTGCAGTCGCACGACATCAAGATCATCTTTGCCGTGCCCGGCATTGTGCTGGCCACCGTGTTCGTCACCTTTCCCTTCATTGCCCGTGAGCTGATCCCGCTGATGCAGGCGCAGGGCAATGATGAGGAGCAGGCGGCCATCGTGCTGGGCGCTACGGGCTGGCAGACGTTCTGGTACGTCACCTTGCCCAACATCAAATGGGGCCTGCTGTATGGCGTGATTCTGTGCAACGCCCGTGCCATGGGCGAGTTTGGCGCGGTCTCGGTCGTGTCGGGCCACATCCGTGGGCAGACCAACACCATTCCGCTGCACGTCGAAATTCTCTACAACGAATACCAGTCTGTGGCTGCATTTGCAGCGGCGTCCCTGCTGGCCTTGCTGGCCCTGGTCACGCTGGTCATCAAGACCATTGCAGAACACCGCAATGAACAGGCTCTGAAGGCCGCCAGCGACCTGCCGCCCGAGCGCCCCGCAGACGCAGCGGCCCGCTGAACGGCCCGTCAAAGGAAGAAACACCATGAGCATTGAAATTCGCAACGTCAGCAAGCAGTTTGGCGATTTCCAGGCCCTGCGGGATGTCAGCCTCAATATCGCATCGGGTGAGCTGATTGCCCTGCTGGGCCCTTCGGGCTGCGGCAAGACGACCTTGCTGCGCATCATTGCGGGGCTGGAGACGGCCGACGTGGGAACCATCCATTTCAGTGGCGAAGACACCACGGATGTGCATGTGCGAGACCGCAATGTGGGCTTTGTGTTCCAGCACTACGCGCTGTTCCGCCACATGACGGTGTTCGAGAACGTTGCCTTCGGCCTGCGCGTCAAGCCCCGCGGCGAGCGGCCCAGCGAGGCACAGATCAAGCAGAAGGTGACCGACCTGCTCAAGCTGGTGCAGCTCGATTGGCTGGCAGATCGCTACCCATCGCAGCTCTCGGGCGGCCAGCGCCAGCGCATTGCGCTGGCCCGTGCCCTGGCGGTGGAGCCCAAGGTGTTGCTGCTGGATGAGCCGTTTGGTGCGCTTGATGCCAAGGTGCGCAAGGAACTGCGCCGGTGGCTGCGCCGCCTGCATGACGAGCTGCACGTGACCAGCATCTTTGTGACCCACGACCAGGAAGAGGCGCTGGAAGTCGCCGATCGCGTGGTCGTCATCAACCAGGGGCGCATTGAGCAAAGCGGCTCGCCCCAGCAGGTGTGGGACCAGCCCGCCAGCCCGTTTGTGTACGGCTTCCTGGGTGACGTGAACCTGTTCCATGGGCGGGCCCACGAAGGCCTGGTGCACCTGCAGGGGATGCAGATCGACTCGCCAGAGCACCAGAGCGCGCAAAACGCCAAAGCCTTTGCCTATGTGCGCCCGCATGACCTGGATGTGGAGCGCTACGCACCCGGTGCAGGGCTGGATGCTGCAGGCCGCCCACGCGGTATCGTGGCCCAGCTCAGCCGTGCGATTGTGGTGGGGCCGATTGCGCGACTGGAACTTATTCCCAGCGACGATCACAAACCAGCGGACAATGCGGGCTCTGAGGCCCTGATTGAGGCGCAGATCCCGGCCCAGCAATTCCGGGAGCAGGGTTTCAAGGAAGGGGAAACTCTGGTGGTGACGCCTCGCCGAGCTCGCGTTTTTCTGGACCATGCCGCAGGCATCTGACGCCTGCAGCCATTCTTGACCTTTCTGGACGGGAGTGGCTGCCAGAGTCTCTGCGGCAGCTACGACGACTAGGACAACTAGACAACTAGGACAAGAATGATGGTATTGAACTGGATCGATCAAGCCCCACGCCGTGTGCTGGCGCTCATCAGCGTTGCCTGCGTGGCCATGCTGGCCTTTGGCATGTATCTGCAGCATGTGGTGGGGCTGGAGCCATGCCCCATGTGCATCGTGCAGCGGTATGCTCTTATTTTGGTAGCTGTCTGCGCAGGTCTGGCAAGCGCCAGAGGCTCAAAAGGCTGGTGGATGTGTTGGGGTGTGCTGGCGCTGGTGGCTTCTGGCTTTGGTGCCTTTGTGGCCGCGCGCCAAAGCTGGCTGCAGTGGTACCCCCCCGAGATCGCCACCTGTGGCCGTGACTTCTACGGCATGATCGAGAACTACCCCATCAGCCGCGCCATCCCCATGATCTTCCGTGGCTCGGGCGACTGCACCGCCATTGACTGGACGTTTCTGGGCGGCTCCATTGCCAACTGGTCGTTCATCTGCTTTGTGGGCTTTGGGCTGGTGCTTCTGGCACTGCTGGTGCGTGGGCTCAAAGGCAGCCAGCCCGCACGGTTCTCTGCTGCCTGAAGCAGCGGGTTGTTGTCAGTCCCGTGACGAAAAAGGCGCTCTGATGAGCGCCTTTTGTTTTTCTTTGGTTTTTCCGTTGCGGGCGTTGAAGTCTGCAGAACAGGAACTGATGGGCTCGGTGATGCGGTCAAGAGGGCGCGTGCGTCGGCGGAAACTCCACCCCCGCTGTTCCTTCTTCCCATGGCGGGAACTTGTCCATCACGCTGGCGAGAAGTGCGCTGCCTTGAAACTGTTCCAGCCACGCTTGCAGATGGGGCCACGGCTGTGCGGCCCATGCCTCTGCGTCAATGCCTGCGTACTGCCGAACAAATGGCGCAATCGCCATGTCTGCCAGGCTCGCATGGTGGCCAAACAGGTAGGGCGTTGTGGCTAGGCCGTCGTTCAGTTGGCCAAGCCAGGCCGTGGCTGCCGTGCGCTCTGCCTCCACATCGGCACCGGGGTAACGGCTGGGGTACTTGCATCGGTCCAGCGCGTGTTTGAAAGGGCCATCGCATTGCGCTACCAGGGCCAGCATGTCGGCCACGGTGCCCCGGCTGGGCTGGAGCCACCGCTCGGGGTCATGGAGGGCCAGGGCCCAGTGCATGATGTCCAGGCTTTGTTCTAGCACCTGGCCGCTGGGCAGTACCAGCACAGGCACCGTGCCCTTGGGGGACGCTTGTAGCAACGCCTGGGGCTTGTTGCGCAGCACCACCTCGCGCAGTTCGCACGCTTGGCCGCTCACGGCCAGCGCCAGGCGTGCGCGCATGGCGTAAGGGCAGCGGCGAAAAGAGTAGAGGATGGGCAGGGCGGTCATGGGGCTTCGTCCTGCTCGGAGTAAGGTGTTGTCACAGGTGCCGTGCTACCGGGCTGGCGGGCGCCGATATGTTCCTGGCCCCGCTGTGCGGCCAGCTGCATTTGCCGCTCGCGTTCAGCCAGGGCACGTTCTTGCTCTGGGGTGCGGGTGCCGTGGCAGTAAGGGCAGCTTACGCCGCGTACGTAGTGGGGGTGCGCCAATTCGGCCTCTCCCAAGGGCATGCGGCACGACCGGCACAGCTGGTAGCTCCCCTGGGTCAGCCCGTGGCCTACCGAGACGCGCTCGTCAAAGACAAAGCATTCACCCCGCCAGCGGCTGTCTTCTTCGGGCACGGTTTCCAGGTACTTGAGGATGCCGCCCTCCAGGTGGTACACCTCGTCAAAGCCCTGTGATTTGAGCAGGGCGGTGGATTTTTCGCAGCGTATGCCACCGGTGCAGAACATGGCCACCTTGGGCTTACCTTCCAGCACGCCGCCGGGTTGCGATTGCTGCGCCACCCAGGCCGGAAACTCCGCAAAGCTGCGGGTGTGCGGGTTGATGGCCCGCTCAAAAGTGCCTATGCCCACTTCGTAGTCGTTGCGTGTGTCGATCACGACCACACTCGGGTCGGTGATCAGCGCATTCCAGTCCTGCGGCTTGACGTACTGGCCCGCATTGCGCGCCGGGTTCAGGCCCGGCACCCCGAGGGTGACGATCTCTTTCTTGAGCCGCACTCGCATGCGATAGAACGGCATGTGGTCTGTCGCGGCCTCTTTGTGTTGCAGGGCCGCAAAGCGGCTGTCGCTGCGCAGCCAGTCCAGCACCGCTTGGACGCCCGCAGGGGTTCCGGCAATGGTGCCGTTGATGCCCTCATGCGCCAAAAGCAGCATGCCGCGCACCCCATGGGCGTCGCACTGCGCCTGCAGCGGCGCGCGCAGGTCTGCAAAGTCCGGCAGATCAACGAACTGGTAGAGCGCTGCAGTCAGAAAGCGGGGAGGGGAGAAGGACATCTTGTGGCAGAGGGCCTGAGAGATGAAAAAAGGCCGGGAAAGGACGGGGATGATAGCGGCCACATTTCGTTACGATGGCGTGGTTTGCGATTGCCCCACGCGCCTCCCCACCATTACAGACCATGAGCTCGCAGCCCCCAGGCCCCCACACCATGGGCCATGCCCCGTCAACCCTGCTGCAGCGTCGGCTGGAGCAGCTCAACCGCATTGGTGCCGATCTTTCGCGCGAGCAGGACATTGACCGTTTGCTCGAAAGCATTCTGGAGGCCGCCCGCGCTCTGGTCGGGGCCGATGGCTCCACCCTCTACACCGTGACGGAAGACGGTCATGCGCTGCGGTTTGCCATGCTGCGCACGCATTCGCTGGGGCTGCGGCTGGGTGGCACCACAGGCAATGCAATTGATTTTCCGCTGCTGCCGTTGCGCCGGCCGGATGGAGCGCCCAACGACACCCTGGTGGCCGCGTTTGCGGCCATTCACCAGCGTACGGTGAACATTGCGGACGCCTATTGCCAGCAGAGTTTTGATTTTTCTGGCACCCGTGCGTTTGATGAGCGCATGGGCTACCGCTCGCAGTCCTTCCTGGCGGTGCCCATGAAGAACCACGAGGGCGAGCTGATCGGGGTGCTGCAGCTCATCAACGCGCTGGACCCTGAGACGGGCGAAGTGCTGGCGTTTTCTGCGGACGACCAGAGCCTGGCGGAGTCGCTGGCCTCGCAGGCGGCGATTGCCTTGAGCAACCGCTTGCTGATCACGCAGCTGGAGCGGCTGTTCGAGTCCTTCGTCAACCTCATCAACGTGGCCATTGATGAAAAGTCGCCCTACACCGGTGGACACTGCCAGCGGGTGCCTGCGCTGACGATGATGCTGGCCGAGGCAGCACATGCCGCGCAGCACGGGCCGCTGGCAGATTTCCGCATGACCGACCGGGACCGCTACGAACTCAAGATGGCGGGGCTGCTGCACGACTGCGGAAAAATCACCACGCCCGTGCATGTGGTGGACAAGGCCACCAAGCTGCAGACGCTGTATGACCGCATCGGGCTGATCGATACCCGCACCGAGGTTCTCAAACGCGATGCAGAACTGGCCGCCTTGCGTCAGCAGCTTGCCTTGCGCCCCGTGGTGGACGCTGCGGCCGAGCAAAAAGTGCAAGACGCCCTGCAGCAAGAACTGGCCAGCCTGGACGGTGACCGCGAGTTTCTGCGCCGCTGCAACGTGGGTGCGGAGGCTATGGCGGCACAAGACCAGCAGCGCGTGCGCGACATTGCCCAGCAGCGCCAGTGGCGCAGCCCGGCCGGGGTGCAGACCAGCTTTCTGACCGCCGACGAGGTGGAGAACCTGACCATCCGCTCGGGCACGCTGACGCAGGCAGAGCGTGACGTGATCAACCACCACATCGTGGCCACCAACCGCATGCTGGAGACGCTGCCCTGGCCCCGGCACCTGAGCCATGTGCCCGAGTACGCCGGAGGCCATCACGAGCGCATGGACGGCAAAGGCTACCCGCGGGGGCTGACGCGCGAGCAGATGTCATGGCAGGCCCGCATGATGGGCATTGCCGATGTGTTCGAGGCACTCACCGCTGCAGACCGCCCCTACAAAAGCGGCATGACCTTGTCGCAGGCCCTGGCCATCATGCGCCGCATGTGCGACAACGGCC from Acidovorax sp. DW039 harbors:
- a CDS encoding HD domain-containing phosphohydrolase codes for the protein MGHAPSTLLQRRLEQLNRIGADLSREQDIDRLLESILEAARALVGADGSTLYTVTEDGHALRFAMLRTHSLGLRLGGTTGNAIDFPLLPLRRPDGAPNDTLVAAFAAIHQRTVNIADAYCQQSFDFSGTRAFDERMGYRSQSFLAVPMKNHEGELIGVLQLINALDPETGEVLAFSADDQSLAESLASQAAIALSNRLLITQLERLFESFVNLINVAIDEKSPYTGGHCQRVPALTMMLAEAAHAAQHGPLADFRMTDRDRYELKMAGLLHDCGKITTPVHVVDKATKLQTLYDRIGLIDTRTEVLKRDAELAALRQQLALRPVVDAAAEQKVQDALQQELASLDGDREFLRRCNVGAEAMAAQDQQRVRDIAQQRQWRSPAGVQTSFLTADEVENLTIRSGTLTQAERDVINHHIVATNRMLETLPWPRHLSHVPEYAGGHHERMDGKGYPRGLTREQMSWQARMMGIADVFEALTAADRPYKSGMTLSQALAIMRRMCDNGHIDPDLFDVFVQQGVHLRYAQEFLDPAQCDL